The following coding sequences lie in one Rutidosis leptorrhynchoides isolate AG116_Rl617_1_P2 chromosome 4, CSIRO_AGI_Rlap_v1, whole genome shotgun sequence genomic window:
- the LOC139841498 gene encoding short-chain dehydrogenase/reductase 2b: MVSSSSKQNQLTNCSPTNAEIWWSKDSVAIVTGSNKGIGYALVKRFAELGLTVVLTARDQSKGLKAMDSLKVQGLERNVCFCQLDISDPASIRSFVSWFQSKFDEFDILVNNAAVSFNAMGENSVDHAETTINTNYYGSKLFSEAMLPLFRRSSSMSRILNISSRLGTLDKLNNEQMKAILEDKERLTEDRIDKVVSVFLQDIMEKRWETQEWPKVWTDYSVSKLALNAYSQILAKRYEGAVSVNCFCPGFTRTSMTDGKGNFSADDAAKMAATIALLPTRLLTTGKFYAVSMSHVISSKL; this comes from the exons ATggtatcatcatcatctaaacaGAACCAACTAACCAATTGCAGCCCCACAAACGCTGAAATATGGTGGTCAAAAGACTCAGTAGCGATTGTGACTGGCTCGAACAAAGGTATTGGGTACGCGTTGGTTAAACGATTTGCTGAGTTAGGGTTAACCGTTGTGTTAACCGCTAGAGATCAATCAAAAGGTTTGAAAGCCATGGATTCACTTAAGGTTCAAGGACTCGAACGTAATGTTTGTTTTTGTCAGCTTGACATATCTGATCCTGCCTCCATTCGGTCTTTTGTCTCTTGGTTTCAATCCAAATTCGATGAATTTGATATTCTA GTGAACAATGCAGCAGTATCTTTTAATGCCATGGGAGAGAATTCAGTAGATCACGCAGAAACCACCATAAACACGAACTACTACGGATCCAAACTGTTTTCAGAAGCCATGTTGCCCCTTTTTCGTCGCTCATCTTCTATGAGTCGCATTCTCAATATCAGTTCTCGACTTGGCACATTAGAT AAGTTAAACAACGAGCAAATGAAGGCGATACTTGAAGACAAAGAAAGACTAACCGAAGATCGAATAGATAAAGTTGTGAGTGTGTTTTTACAAGACATAATGGAAAAAAGATGGGAGACGCAAGAATGGCCCAAGGTATGGACTGATTATTCGGTGTCTAAACTCGCCTTAAACGCGTACTCACAAATTTTGGCAAAGAGGTATGAAGGTGCGGTTAGTGTCAATTGTTTTTGTCCTGGGTTCACTCGAACATCAATGACGGATGGTAAAGGCAACTTCTCAGCTGATGATGCTGCCAAAATGGCTGCAACGATTGCATTGCTTCCGACTCGGCTTTTAACAACTGGAAAATTTTATGCAGTATCCATGAGTCATGTTATAAGTTCCAAATTATAG